Genomic DNA from Corticium candelabrum chromosome 5, ooCorCand1.1, whole genome shotgun sequence:
AGAGTGTGGAAAGTTATTTGATAAATGAACGAATGGGAAATTTAAATAGATCAAAGGAAGTTGAACAATATACATAAAGTCAGTGTACAAGCTAAAGACATGTTACTTAACATCTGAACTGCATGTTATTTATGTCAATTTTATGAGCTTTTATGCTTTCGTGTCTTTTCTGGGTTGAAAATGGTAGTTGTGATTTATATTAGGTGTGCACTGAAGACGAATTTGTTCAAATGGAAAATGTCATCTCAAAATTAAAGAGAAGGTTTCAGAAGTTTTGAGTCAACTTGTAtaagtaagttaattaaccagcatttgtctttgttttgcaGACTGCAGCTGACAGTTCCTGGAGACCATGATGACAgagaaaatttaaattttgaatctGATGTTGATATGAAAACTTTTTCATCTCGAAGCAGACATGTGAATAGACGATTTAGTGAGAGTTCGGTGTAGGAGTACGTACCACTATTAGTCTGTAGAGAACAGTAGCAAATTGCGCATACATGTATTGTGCGTGAGATGATACGGGACATCTAGATCTGATGATGTCGGTTACCAAGTCTAGATTTGGGTTATTGGATGATGGTAGAGTCGTTGATCTCTACACGTTTAAGAACGAGAACGGTTTCAGTTACACTCTGAGTACCTATGGTGCAGCACTGGTTTCTATCTCTTGTCCAAACAAGTAGGATCATCAGTGTacatatacaaataaatatatatgaGAGCTGGCATGCATTATTGCCATGCATGTATTGTTTTCTACATAGGAATAATGAAATAGACGATGTGGCATTCGGGTTTGACAACTTGCAAGGTAAATAGACTGATGCAAGGcaagtaattattaattgattaattattaattaagactcaAACCCTCTGCAGAGTACGCAGAGAATGCCGCTTTCTTTGGAGTAACAGTTGGAAGAGTAGCCAACCGTATTGCTGGAGGCAAATTTACTTTGGACGGGAAAGAATATCAGTTGGCTAGGAACAACGGAGAGAATCACTTGCATGGAGGTCCAACAGGATTTCATCATGTATGGTACAGTGTGATGATGGAATGAGTAGTCATGAATACGACTAAGCTCAattatgactttgtctttgtctccATAAACCAATTGGAGCTATACAAGAGCAACCACACACATATTTTTATAGATCAGAGATACCAGTGCAATTGCCACATATTGATGACACTACAGCTTTTCGCTTTTCTCTTTTTTGTTGTAATGCTTGCACTCGTTTGTCTTCAAAGTACTCAGGCTGAAGTTTTGCAGTAACATATATATTCATAGAGTCCTGTCAAGTGCAATTAACCTTTTCCCAATGTGCATGgtacagctgcatgcatgatgtGCCATGGGATGATGACATGATTTGATGTTTACTTTCAGTGTGTCCTTTGAAGCAAAGTTTTGGACCACCAGCTGATCTGAACCCTCCTTTCAGTTGCCCACAGAACACTGCCGCAGGGAGTCTATCATCACTGCCCTAGGCATCCAGTCTATCATCATTCATATGGAACAACGTGGCCACACCAACGAAGCTCCATGAGCCTGTACCAACAGAATTCGATTCCTGACATGTTGCACTTCTTCAAAACCTCAGTGTTAGACAGTTTGTCTTGCCATTTTACATTTGCAATCTTACGAAACAGTCCATGTGAAATTGATCAAGTTGCTGTATGTGTCTTTTAATTGTATGCGTCTTTTAATTGTATGCATGCTGTCCAGGTCTCACAGCCATAGGGAAAATGGGGTATAATGACAACTGACCCATACACCTTTACTTTTGTACCTATGCTGAGCGATGCCATGTTCCTTCCAGAGACTTCTAGTAATTGAGATTACCAAATGCACCACTAGCTTTACCCATGCAAGTGCAATGATATGTCAGCATCAGTAACAGGAGTTTAAGAAGCTAAAAGTACTTCCTAAATAAACGAATTTGTCAACTGTCCTGAGAGGAGCATCATACACTTTGACAGAAGGATGTATGGAGCCCCAGGTCTTGGTTGCAACAATAGTTCGGACTGATGCATGGTGAGACCAAAACGTTGTGCTGTATGAGCAAAGCAGTCCATCATAAATACAATGCACGCATGTCTGCAAGATTTCGTGCAACAAGTGCACAATCATCTGCAAAAAGTAGATCCCGTAAAAGGATGTCTTAATTTGAACTTGGCAAGTTTTTATAGCATTGAAACGACAAAGATTGAAAATGCTTGCGTCAGTGATTAAATGTGGACACCTCTGTCACAACATTAAATAGCAATGGTGCAAGAACACAGCCTTGTTTTAGGCCATTTGATTCTAACCGtggtgcgcacgcgcgcacacacacacacacacacacacacacacacacacacacacacacatccacacacacacacgcacacacaaatgcacacacgcacacactagCAACTGTTGGCAATTGTACTAATAGATAGGGTGGTAGGTTTCTAAAGCAAGAGAGaggtttgttgtttggtttgtctgtgcTTCGAattgttacaaatgtagtacATAGGTCTATATAGCGATAGTACATAGGTCTATATAGCGATAGCAAATTGATCTGGAGACAAGGATAAaatatgtgtacatgtagttaCTGGGTAGATCAATGTGAGTAGCATTATTTACATACTACAATATACTCTAATAGATATGCTGTTTAGAGGCTGTGGTCAGGTTCCTATGATGAAAGCAGCAACTCTGTAACATTGACATATGTCAGTGCTGATGGAGAAGAAGGATATCCTGGACAGCTAAAGGTTGCCGTTGTCTTCAGCTTGTCAACAGATAATGCCATCACCATTCGTTACAAGGCAGAAGCAACGCATCCAACAATTGTGAATTTAACCAACCATTCTTACTTCAATCTTTCAGGACATGTGGGTCGACTCGACAGTGTTGCTTAATTTGAAATTAATTACTCCAGTTATTGTACATTAACATTGCATGGTATTTAGAGTTCAGGACCAATCACTGGCCATCTCATTCAGCTTAATGCAGAACGTTATACACCGGTCAACGATCAACTCATACCAACTGGTTGGCATAGAGATACTAATTGTGTCGTTGTGATTATgtgttgttattgtgtgtttaGGAGAAATGCTATCTGTTGAAGGAACTCCATGGGATCTTCGGTCTTTAGTTTCAATTGGCAAGAGAATAAAGGAAACAGATACAAGAGGCTTTGACCATAATTTCTGTCTCGGGTCTGACATACCAAGTCAGGCCACAACTGGAAGTCTGAAAGAATGTGGCAGGTAATATATTTGTCTTGTGGCAATTGATTGATTTGATTTCATTGTGAAATATTAGTGTAACTGATCCGAAAAGTGGACGAAAGCTAGAAATTCACACAACGCAGCCTGGTGTACAGTTTTATACGTCAAACTTTTTGTGTGGAAAAATTGCTGGCAAGGGTGGCTATCGCTATCAAAAGTATGGAGGATTCTGCTTAGAAACACAGAATTATCCTGATGCCATAAATCAAGTAAGAGACCATGCAGTAagattgtttgtatgttgaaCTAAGGTATGACAATGAGAGATTGCATGTTGATGAAATAACTAATAGAGGATGATGATAGTCGCATGGCTTGGATGAAGGCATTGTGTTTGATTTTCAATAAACACTGTTGAGAGTCTGTTGTGACAAATTGTTTTGCTTTTTCTACAGCCTGCTTTCCCCACTTGTGTTTTGTTACCCGGCAGCCAatatgatcacgtgactacttACAAGTTCAGTTGGTGATCACTCTTTTAGTGACAATCTGTTTTGTATGTTACGACGCATGTATTACAAAGTTACTCGACAATTCAACATCATCCAAGATTGATTGTCTTTCAAATAGTTTGATATTGATTTAATTGACCGCCGTTGTGTCAAACTGCATTCGCAAATGTGTTATGCTACAGTGATGAATTGTAGGCATGATTAGATTCGTTTCCAGACTTGAGTCTTTCCAGGTTGAGTCTGCATTATTCCTGTAGTCTATAACACGACAACACCATACGGGAACTGAgaacgacggcgcgagagggtctggtacgaggctagatTCCTGTAGGATGTACACTTTGAATTCAGCAGTAGcaagtgtgtgtatgtgtactcCAGAATCCAGTTTGTTATCGAATTATGATTGtaattatttgatattttatTGACACTCATGTACACGTGCTTTCAGTTCATCTAGTGTCCTTATATGGTTCAACCCGATGTATAAACAGGTTGAATTCATGCCTAGTTCATATCAATTACTGATGCTTGAAATTTAACAATTACCTGGGTAACTGACTGTGAAGTTGATATGGGGTGTAATGATTTAGTAGTGTGGTTGAGAGTTCAACTACTCTCCACCGACTTCACAGACAAAATTCAGAGATTGAGTCCGacagcttaattaacagatGACGTAAAAGTCGATAAATACTGCATGGACACCAACGGTCCAATTAATTAGATGTTTCTGTAGTCTCTGTACTTATCTTCCATCGTTCTTTTCAACCTGCAGATCCTTGAGTTATAAGATGGATGGAGTGTTAGCCAGTTGTTGTACTGATGTTGTTGACCTGGTAACATTTGTAAAGTGATCGCCTCTAACTGCAGTTGTTTTTCCATCATTGAAATGCCACCTAGAGCATATTCAACATTTTGAGAAGCAGCATACGAATCTGCACTGAATTCCAACATCCGACGAATCCCAATCAAAGAACAGAAAAGTAGTATAGCAAACGTCGAATACACGCCGCATCTGATCAATAACTGCTTCAATTTGCTCACAACTTGATTTACTGCCAGCAAAGAAACTTTGTGTGCAGATAACAGAAAGAATGGAACGACCAGAGAAGCTGTGAAATGATGGTACAAACGCAGATGGCCAATCTCGTGGGCTAGAGTAAACTGTAATTCTTCTAGAGAAGGCTGAACAATTTCTCTAATCTGTTTGCCTTCCTCTGACTGCCAATCCAACCGTTTGCCGCCAATAGTCATGTGCAGATGGTGATCTGGGTTGTGTAGCAACTGATACCTGCATGACAGACCCAAGACTGCGTTGCGACGCCAGCCCCTGCTGAAACTGCTGTATGAGTCAGAGATGTATATAGAGATGTTGTTAGGATTTAATCCACATTGCAATATAACTCGTCTGCAGTTGTCTTGCAGTCCGGGAGGCACGCTATCGGGCGTCTCTAGTTGATGCTTTGATTTTCCTCCCGTCAGTTGTGGAAAAAGTACGGGAACTAACAGACCAGATCCTACACAACTTGCAACTACCGCAGCAGAAAGTTTCATCCGGGCAATCTAGAGCAGTATGGTAGGTTGTTTCGTTGTTGCTGAGTAGTTCtgtaatatatttcttgcCTATTAGGATAGCAAGCTGTCTTATGTTCATCTGGACGGGCGTCTGGTTGAAGTAGTTGACTCTAACTGGAGGAAAGACCGTCTTCCTCATGAAGGTAGACTAATTAGCTAGACCTGCATGTTCacgatttaattaatttcatgaTGCTGGCGATAAAAACAGAATTACATGCGCAAGTACACGAACAGCAAGATCTTTAGTCCGTTTTAAAGTCAGGTATGTGTAGTGAGggtatgtgtacacacaaattgtGTAGACACCTACTGCTCCTATATAGTGTTTTTCGAGTAATAATCTTTTCGGGAATTTTGCCTTCGAAAACTAATAGGATAACAGAAAAAATAATAGTTTGGTCTCGAAAATTGTGGACTTTGGTTTTTGCGCGTGCGCATGAAACATTggaagtgtgcagctcaagatgccaactagaaatggttagagaattgaatcagttagaaagaataaataaacaaataattaaatttaaaaatgactaatattgcacatcaagacctcGAAAAAATTAGGATTCataaaaaattctaaattatttgGAGTCTCAAAAAGAATTAGTCTCAAagacattaggagcagtagggtaatTCTCTCAGCAATTTATGCCGTGCTAATAAATGTTCCCATTTACTGAGGCCAGCCGTGGAATTCATTGCATTAACTATCTATGGCTGTCAGTCTAGCTTAGGAAGAATGGCAGAGCCAGTTTACACAAAGCTTTGAAAACTATTGCCTCTTCCTATACAGTATATGAAATAGctcttctttaattaaaatattcaCAGCGGATTCCAGGAAGTTAGTGAGCAAATAAACCTTGACCAACTAACTACCATTTTTTCACTACATCAGGTTTTGTAATCtcaattattataattacTTTAGATATAGAAATTCCTGAAGAAGAGCTACCAGTACAAGACGACCTGGATGGTGAGATAACATGCAACTCTGACCAAATCAATTTTAGGTTTCTAACCATCATTTGCACATCAGATAGTACAAACAAGGAGACTATTAAAGAACAGCACACGAAGTGGAAAGAATTGGGACTAAGCAGTTTTCGGTAGTTCTTCTGTTGCTATCTACTTCCAATCAGTTGTACGTGTTCTACGTGAAACACCAATCAGAATATAAACAACAAGATCTTTTGTTTTAATAACTCAATCAATAGTTTGTGTTACAGTTGCTGTGCAAAGTACATAAATACTTGAACATCGTGTTCTTTTTAAATACATAGAAATCATCTCTCTGGTATAAAAGGGGCGTAACTGTATTTGTATGCATTCTTACTATAGTAGACTCTACCACGTAGGGACTGATATTGGTCCTGATGCATAAACAGGATATCCAAGTGGTGGATCTGCTGCCTGGATGGTTATATTTCTTAACAATGTTGGGTGAGCCTGAATGCTATAGCGTTCCTCGTCATCGTTCGTGAAGTAGAACAGCTCCTGGGCTAGTGATGCCCAGTGACCGTGAACAGCTTCTGAATTCAACTGACCAACACCAACAGGGATACTCTGCAAAGAAAGAACTCGACTTGTGTATGTTCCCTGAAATGCAGAATGGTCTGAGCAATAAGTCCTCTGTTAGCTACAATTGGTTGCACTCGCGACTTACTTCAGATTTATTGTAGCCCAAGGAAAAAAGCCAAGGCTTATCTGCTGCAACTGCTTCATTCCAAAGATCATCATCTTCCAAACCAATATGCCAGTTTCTTTCGTAATCTTCCAGTGAGAGCTGCAGCTCATCAATGGAGTCGATGTCTCCCAGTACAGCTGAATCACACATCAACTTCACAGCAAACCTTCACACAAGAATTGTTCACAATGTGCATGTTGTTGCTCTGTCTGTGTAAAGGCCAGAATGAAAACAAACTATCCCATAAGCTGCATCTGCAGCATCAGATAGATTGTAAATGACAAGAATATCTACAGGCAATAGTTATTATTGGGCAAATTACCAATCAAAACTGGTGAATACAATGGCTACAGGAAAGTGCACAGACACTGATCTAAATCGGGATATTCACCAGTGTTTCTATATCTCACAACCGACTTAATTCTTTCTTTAGAGTTAATTACCAATATAAGTGTGTCTTAACTGCCACTAGTAATATTTAATCTCTCAATATTTAACTAGAAGATGTCAAAAGCAAACTATGTTTAATTAAGCGTCAATCCATGTTtacttaataaattattatcaTGTTTTACAATTGGAGGCTTGCAGGTCAGGCGTTTCTTTAACATTCTAATCTTATTTCCTTACTATTATTATTTCTGACCTGTATGCAGTCTTTACTAATAATGAAAGACATGTGTCCTGGATGAGCCAATTCAACTGTGGGGTCCATGGGA
This window encodes:
- the LOC134180318 gene encoding galactose mutarotase-like isoform X1, producing MMSVTKSRFGLLDDGRVVDLYTFKNENGFSYTLSTYGAALVSISCPNKNNEIDDVAFGFDNLQEYAENAAFFGVTVGRVANRIAGGKFTLDGKEYQLARNNGENHLHGGPTGFHHRLWSGSYDESSNSVTLTYVSADGEEGYPGQLKVAVVFSLSTDNAITIRYKAEATHPTIVNLTNHSYFNLSGHVGRLDSSSGPITGHLIQLNAERYTPVNDQLIPTGEMLSVEGTPWDLRSLVSIGKRIKETDTRGFDHNFCLGSDIPSQATTGSLKECGSVTDPKSGRKLEIHTTQPGVQFYTSNFLCGKIAGKGGYRYQKYGGFCLETQNYPDAINQPAFPTCVLLPGSQYDHVTTYKFSW
- the LOC134180033 gene encoding transmembrane protein 177-like; translated protein: MKLSAAVVASCVGSGLLVPVLFPQLTGGKSKHQLETPDSVPPGLQDNCRRVILQCGLNPNNISIYISDSYSSFSRGWRRNAVLGLSCRYQLLHNPDHHLHMTIGGKRLDWQSEEGKQIREIVQPSLEELQFTLAHEIGHLRLYHHFTASLVVPFFLLSAHKVSLLAVNQVVSKLKQLLIRCGVYSTFAILLFCSLIGIRRMLEFSADSYAASQNVEYALGGISMMEKQLQLEAITLQMLPGQQHQYNNWLTLHPSYNSRICRLKRTMEDKYRDYRNI
- the LOC134180318 gene encoding galactose mutarotase-like isoform X2 — its product is MMSVTKSRFGLLDDGRVVDLYTFKNENGFSYTLSTYGAALVSISCPNKNNEIDDVAFGFDNLQEYAENAAFFGVTVGRVANRIAGGKFTLDGKEYQLARNNGENHLHGGPTGFHHRLWSGSYDESSNSVTLTYVSADGEEGYPGQLKVAVVFSLSTDNAITIRYKAEATHPTIVNLTNHSYFNLSGHSSGPITGHLIQLNAERYTPVNDQLIPTGEMLSVEGTPWDLRSLVSIGKRIKETDTRGFDHNFCLGSDIPSQATTGSLKECGSVTDPKSGRKLEIHTTQPGVQFYTSNFLCGKIAGKGGYRYQKYGGFCLETQNYPDAINQPAFPTCVLLPGSQYDHVTTYKFSW